In Turicibacter sanguinis, a genomic segment contains:
- a CDS encoding YkyA family protein: MKITRIIPILCLLLLVGCGGKGETQVFTILNDQIVSQNKCNENNTQLTDLMAKETEIYNRIIEKGTDSFDDIKGFVEEGQQNVENSKQLLSEYDLCIRGALVDQNKLIKEKDKVKDSTALQEATMLIEQYTIYESSLVDYVESLIRLNEAQAQFYNQLNESTDIQQMEALVTNINTAIDEANIASETHHDALISFNELYSNYYETYIQ, translated from the coding sequence ATGAAAATAACGAGAATTATACCGATTTTATGTTTGTTACTTTTAGTAGGTTGTGGAGGTAAGGGCGAAACACAGGTTTTTACGATTTTAAATGATCAAATTGTCAGTCAAAATAAATGTAATGAAAATAATACCCAATTAACTGATTTAATGGCTAAAGAAACAGAGATTTATAATCGTATAATTGAAAAAGGAACAGATTCTTTTGATGATATCAAAGGATTTGTTGAAGAAGGCCAACAAAATGTTGAAAATAGTAAACAATTATTAAGTGAATATGATTTATGTATTCGTGGTGCCTTAGTTGATCAAAATAAGTTAATAAAAGAAAAGGATAAAGTAAAAGATAGTACAGCTTTACAAGAGGCAACGATGTTAATTGAACAATATACGATTTATGAATCAAGTTTAGTGGATTATGTCGAATCATTAATCCGTTTAAATGAGGCTCAAGCTCAATTTTATAATCAGTTGAATGAATCAACGGATATTCAACAAATGGAAGCTCTTGTGACAAATATTAATACAGCCATTGATGAGGCTAATATAGCCTCTGAAACTCATCATGATGCATTAATTTCGTTTAATGAGTTATATAGTAACTATTATGAAACCTATATTCAATAA
- a CDS encoding GNAT family N-acetyltransferase produces MEIVLASTQKHFADVFRIRTNVFIGEQHVPAQEEIDELDQFVPILVAYEGDMALGTARVIETKEGYAKIGRVAVLKEARQKGVGRALMMAAMEYIEDKMSVNQIKLDAQISAQKFYESLGFIAHGEVFLDAGIDHISMVRFIKR; encoded by the coding sequence ATGGAGATTGTTTTAGCAAGTACTCAAAAGCATTTTGCAGATGTATTTCGAATTCGTACGAATGTCTTTATTGGAGAACAGCATGTTCCAGCACAGGAGGAAATTGATGAATTAGATCAATTTGTACCTATTTTAGTGGCATATGAGGGGGATATGGCGTTAGGCACAGCTCGTGTGATTGAAACAAAAGAAGGATATGCCAAAATTGGTCGAGTGGCTGTCTTAAAGGAAGCGCGTCAAAAAGGCGTGGGGCGTGCCTTAATGATGGCAGCTATGGAATATATTGAAGATAAGATGTCAGTGAATCAGATTAAACTAGATGCTCAGATTAGTGCCCAAAAATTTTATGAGTCTTTAGGATTTATAGCTCACGGTGAAGTCTTTTTAGATGCAGGAATTGATCATATTTCAATGGTTAGATTTATTAAAAGATAA